A single genomic interval of Bacteroidota bacterium harbors:
- a CDS encoding cytochrome ubiquinol oxidase subunit I, whose protein sequence is MEDALLLHRLQFAFTITFHYLFPQLTMGLGLLIVIMKGIALKTGSEFYNNSARFWAKIFAINFAIGVVTGIPMEFQFGTNWARFSTFAGGVIGQTLAMEGVFAFFLESSFLGLFLFGEKKLGPRLHFLSAFMVFAGSWLSGYFIIATNAWMQHPVAYEIAADGSVALTSFWGLLFNPWILWQYTHTMIGSVVTASFAVAAVGAFYLLAHRNEEYGKIFVRTGVIAGIISTILVAFPTGDGQVKNVLNHQPVTFAAMEGLFETQEGAPLVLIGQPDMERRKLDNPLHVPKMLSFLTYLHWGAEVKGLDAFPEDEWPTNIPLLYYSYHVMVGLGTLFIAIMLASVYLMRRGRLFSARPLLWVLMLAFPFPYIANTAGWWTAELGRQPWLVYGLMRTVDGTSTTVSAGNTLFTLLGFAGMYFVIGMLFLLLVVKTINAGPDAALKNHSH, encoded by the coding sequence ATGGAAGATGCTCTCCTTCTTCATCGACTTCAATTCGCTTTTACCATCACATTCCACTACCTCTTTCCGCAGCTTACGATGGGCCTTGGCCTCCTCATTGTGATAATGAAGGGGATTGCCCTCAAGACAGGAAGCGAATTCTACAACAACAGCGCCCGCTTCTGGGCAAAGATTTTCGCCATTAACTTCGCTATTGGCGTTGTTACTGGCATTCCAATGGAATTCCAGTTCGGGACAAACTGGGCACGTTTCTCAACATTTGCCGGCGGCGTCATCGGCCAAACGCTCGCCATGGAAGGGGTGTTTGCCTTCTTTCTTGAGTCCAGTTTTCTTGGATTATTTCTTTTCGGGGAAAAGAAGCTCGGCCCGCGGCTTCATTTCCTTTCGGCATTCATGGTATTTGCAGGTTCATGGCTTTCCGGGTATTTCATTATTGCAACTAACGCGTGGATGCAGCATCCCGTCGCGTACGAGATTGCTGCTGACGGCAGCGTTGCACTTACAAGCTTCTGGGGCTTGCTGTTCAATCCGTGGATTCTCTGGCAATACACTCATACGATGATTGGCTCGGTTGTCACAGCATCATTTGCGGTTGCTGCCGTTGGCGCATTCTATTTGCTTGCACATCGCAACGAGGAATATGGAAAGATCTTCGTCCGCACAGGCGTGATTGCCGGCATCATCTCGACAATTCTTGTTGCATTTCCGACTGGCGACGGACAGGTAAAGAATGTACTGAACCATCAGCCGGTGACATTTGCGGCAATGGAAGGGTTGTTCGAAACGCAGGAGGGGGCGCCGCTTGTTCTTATCGGCCAGCCTGATATGGAAAGACGGAAACTCGACAACCCGCTGCATGTGCCGAAGATGCTCAGCTTCCTGACGTACTTGCATTGGGGAGCGGAAGTGAAAGGACTCGATGCGTTCCCCGAAGATGAGTGGCCCACGAATATTCCGCTCCTGTACTACAGCTATCATGTCATGGTCGGGCTCGGCACCCTGTTCATTGCCATCATGCTTGCGTCGGTGTATCTGATGCGCAGGGGGAGGCTCTTTTCCGCGCGGCCACTTCTGTGGGTATTGATGCTCGCATTCCCGTTTCCCTACATTGCCAACACAGCGGGTTGGTGGACAGCAGAACTCGGCAGACAACCGTGGCTCGTGTACGGCTTGATGAGGACAGTCGATGGAACTTCGACGACAGTTTCCGCCGGCAACACATTGTTCACGCTACTCGGCTTTGCCGGAATGTACTTCGTTATCGGAATGTTGTTTCTTCTTCTTGTCGTGAAAACAATAAACGCGGGTCCGGACGCGGCGTTGAAGAATCACAGCCACTGA
- a CDS encoding PD40 domain-containing protein codes for MYRFIHIFLVLMMLCGLAVSQETRLLRFPAIHGNQIVFTYAGDLYTVAATGGVARKLTNDVGYEMFARFSPDGKWLAFTGQYDGNTEVYTMPADGGIPQRLTYTATLGRDDVSDRMGPNNIVMTWKDDKTIVYRSRRIERNDFIGQLFYASVDGGIPEQLPVPRGGFCSFSPDKKKMAYNRVFREFRTWKRYRGGQADDIWVYDFDTKRITNITNNPAQDIIPMWSGNKIYFISDRDSRMNLFVHDLNTKETKKLTNFTEFDVKWPSLGNNAIVFENGGYIYKMDLATDRAEKVSISLQEDFSIGRGGWRDVSKEITNYEISPDGSRALFGARGDVFTVPAKNGNTRNISGTSGVHERNSKWSPDGKWIAYASDASGEDEIYIAPQDGNAQPTQLTRNADTYKYQIYWSPDSKKLLWADKKLRLQYVDIASKNVTTVAQARIWEYSDYSWSPDSRWIAYAQPEEKQMTTVYLYSVETGKSHALTDGWFDSYQPAFSSDGKYLFFVSDRTFNPRYGNTEWNHVYNDMATIYFLTLAKETKSPFAPKSDEVKIKEEVPAAKPDAKKDEKKDAPKVTVKVDLDGMQSRIAALPVSAGAYRNLQSVGDKLYYIRNSTKQDKAALVMYDLDKQKETELGEFNGFEISADGKKMLVGGGGSYSIIDLPSSKIDAKEKLNLSDMKVHLDRRAEWNQIFNESWRQMRDFVFDPNLHGVNWGKMRDTYKQLLPYVNHRTDLTYIIGEMIGELNVGHAYVGGGDFPKPQRIELGLLGAKIERDAASKHYRIAKILKGQNWDKSLRSPLTDIGVDAREGDYIIAIDGKPTNGMKDMYEALVGKAGKQVTLTLNAAPREAGARTTVVIPTADERPLYYLNWVEGNIEKVAKATDGKAGYVHIPNMGVDGLNEFVKYFYPQVRKDAMVVDVRGNGGGNVSPMIIERLRRELALISIARNSVPIPDPATTILGPKVLMIDEFSASDGDIVGYRFRKYGLGKIVGKRSWGGVVGIRGSLPLLDGGYLNRPEFSRYDVDGKEWVMEGTGVEPDIVVDNDPAREFSGIDDQLNKAIELIKEELQRKPVKLPPPPPYPNKSK; via the coding sequence ATGTATCGCTTCATTCACATTTTTCTTGTGTTGATGATGTTGTGCGGTCTTGCAGTTTCCCAGGAAACCCGGCTTCTTCGGTTTCCTGCTATTCACGGAAATCAGATTGTATTCACCTATGCCGGAGATTTGTACACGGTTGCGGCAACAGGGGGCGTCGCACGCAAACTGACGAACGATGTCGGCTATGAAATGTTCGCCCGTTTCTCGCCTGACGGCAAATGGCTTGCGTTCACCGGACAGTATGACGGCAACACCGAAGTGTATACAATGCCGGCGGATGGCGGCATTCCACAACGGCTCACGTACACCGCAACACTCGGCCGCGACGATGTTTCCGACCGTATGGGGCCGAACAATATTGTCATGACGTGGAAAGATGACAAGACTATTGTTTACCGTTCGCGCCGGATCGAGCGGAATGATTTCATCGGACAGTTGTTTTACGCTTCCGTTGATGGCGGCATTCCCGAACAACTTCCGGTTCCCCGCGGTGGCTTCTGTTCATTCTCACCCGACAAGAAGAAGATGGCGTACAACCGAGTGTTTCGCGAGTTCAGAACCTGGAAACGCTATCGCGGCGGGCAAGCGGACGATATCTGGGTTTACGACTTCGACACGAAACGCATCACGAACATCACGAACAATCCTGCACAGGATATTATTCCTATGTGGAGCGGGAACAAGATCTACTTCATCTCCGACCGCGACAGCAGAATGAATCTGTTTGTGCACGATCTTAATACCAAGGAAACGAAGAAGCTCACAAACTTCACCGAGTTTGATGTGAAGTGGCCATCGTTAGGCAACAACGCAATCGTATTTGAGAACGGCGGCTACATCTACAAAATGGATTTGGCGACTGATCGGGCGGAGAAAGTGTCTATTTCTCTTCAGGAGGATTTTAGTATCGGTCGCGGCGGATGGCGTGATGTGAGCAAGGAGATTACGAATTACGAAATCTCTCCCGACGGCAGCCGTGCATTGTTTGGGGCGCGGGGTGATGTGTTTACGGTGCCTGCAAAGAATGGCAATACTCGCAATATCAGCGGCACGTCCGGAGTACATGAAAGAAACTCCAAGTGGTCGCCGGACGGTAAATGGATTGCCTACGCCTCCGACGCATCGGGCGAAGACGAAATCTACATAGCCCCGCAGGATGGCAACGCCCAGCCAACTCAACTCACAAGAAATGCAGACACGTACAAGTACCAAATCTACTGGTCGCCCGACAGCAAGAAGCTTTTATGGGCCGACAAGAAACTCCGTCTGCAGTACGTCGATATCGCCTCGAAGAATGTCACAACGGTTGCTCAAGCGAGAATCTGGGAGTATTCGGATTACAGTTGGTCACCCGACAGCAGGTGGATTGCGTATGCACAGCCGGAAGAGAAACAGATGACGACCGTGTATCTCTATTCCGTCGAGACCGGCAAGAGCCACGCTCTAACGGACGGCTGGTTTGATTCGTATCAGCCTGCCTTCAGTTCTGACGGCAAGTATCTCTTTTTCGTGTCGGACAGAACATTCAACCCGCGCTACGGCAACACGGAGTGGAACCACGTTTACAACGATATGGCAACGATCTACTTTCTGACTCTTGCGAAGGAAACGAAGTCGCCGTTTGCTCCGAAGAGCGACGAGGTGAAAATAAAGGAGGAAGTCCCAGCCGCGAAACCTGACGCCAAAAAGGACGAGAAGAAGGATGCGCCGAAAGTAACGGTCAAAGTTGATCTTGACGGAATGCAATCACGCATTGCTGCGTTGCCTGTTTCTGCAGGAGCCTACCGCAATCTTCAGTCGGTTGGCGACAAGCTCTACTATATCCGCAACAGCACGAAGCAAGACAAAGCGGCATTGGTGATGTACGATCTCGACAAGCAGAAGGAGACCGAGCTTGGCGAGTTCAACGGATTTGAAATTTCCGCCGACGGTAAGAAGATGCTGGTAGGAGGGGGCGGTTCGTACTCGATCATTGATCTGCCCTCGAGCAAGATCGATGCAAAAGAGAAACTCAATCTCAGCGACATGAAGGTGCATCTTGATCGCCGCGCCGAATGGAATCAGATCTTCAACGAAAGCTGGCGGCAGATGCGTGACTTCGTGTTCGATCCCAATCTTCACGGCGTAAATTGGGGGAAGATGCGAGATACGTACAAGCAACTGCTCCCGTACGTCAATCATCGCACTGATCTCACGTATATCATCGGCGAAATGATCGGAGAGTTGAATGTCGGCCATGCGTATGTCGGCGGCGGCGACTTCCCGAAGCCGCAACGCATCGAGCTTGGATTGCTCGGCGCCAAGATTGAAAGGGATGCAGCATCCAAACACTATCGCATTGCAAAAATTCTGAAAGGACAAAACTGGGACAAATCGCTTCGCTCGCCTCTCACCGACATCGGTGTCGATGCGAGAGAAGGTGATTACATCATTGCCATCGACGGTAAGCCGACCAACGGAATGAAGGACATGTACGAAGCGCTTGTCGGCAAGGCAGGAAAACAAGTGACGCTCACGCTCAATGCAGCTCCGCGTGAGGCCGGCGCGCGTACAACCGTTGTCATACCGACGGCCGATGAACGTCCGCTGTACTATCTGAATTGGGTGGAGGGGAATATCGAGAAGGTTGCGAAGGCAACGGACGGCAAGGCGGGGTATGTCCACATCCCGAACATGGGAGTTGACGGGCTCAACGAGTTTGTCAAATATTTCTACCCGCAAGTCCGCAAGGATGCAATGGTGGTTGATGTACGGGGCAACGGTGGCGGTAACGTGTCGCCGATGATTATCGAGCGGTTGCGGCGCGAGCTTGCCTTGATCAGCATCGCACGCAATTCGGTGCCGATACCCGACCCGGCCACAACCATTCTGGGTCCGAAGGTGTTGATGATTGACGAATTCTCGGCCAGCGACGGCGATATCGTCGGCTACCGGTTCAGGAAATACGGCTTGGGCAAGATCGTCGGCAAGCGTTCGTGGGGCGGGGTTGTCGGCATTCGCGGTTCTCTTCCGCTGCTTGACGGAGGATACCTGAACAGGCCGGAATTCTCGCGCTACGACGTTGACGGGAAAGAGTGGGTGATGGAGGGAACCGGAGTCGAGCCCGACATCGTTGTGGATAACGACCCGGCCCGCGAGTTTTCCGGCATTGATGATCAGCTCAACAAAGCCATTGAACTCATCAAGGAAGAGTTGCAAAGGAAGCCCGTGAAACTGCCCCCTCCTCCCCCCTATCCGAATAAGAGCAAATAG
- a CDS encoding M14 family metallopeptidase has product MNFPPEYLTHFEHSNFLESPGYDDTMKYFSRFEHTGKAEVFTFGMSPQGRELKFIVIGKDGDFTPHAARANGKAVVMIQNGIHAGEIEGKDACMLMMREMLITGELAQLLDHLVLVIIPILNVDGHERTSQFNRPNQNGPSTMGWRTTSWNLNLNRDYMKADAPEMRALLRLYQDWQPDFTIDNHTTDGADFQYHIMFGMEKHKNVDAGLAAWGQEHLMPFVTEQTEAAGFLTGPYFELQGDDIREGFNDWPALPRYSTGYAAVHNRLCLLVETHSLKPFKNRVYSTKAMNVATLEFIHTHYNVLRDLNYFADSHTVHEFRHDRKPFPLVIEGSDEFEMFRLKGFETTDDESEITGSAVPRYSAVPTEFDIPFYNKCEVKVEVDVPFAYAIPREFSHLADILRLHGVEVHAMRDGETLEVELYKFIEVEFASKPYEGRQRVECGVDTFIETVFLPPGTFIVYTQQRTLRLIMHLLEPQGPDSFVSWGFFNAFFERKEYAEPYIMEPIAKKMLDGDPELRREFEEKLEKDAEFAADPAARLNFFYERSPYFDTCERVYPFMRIPHKS; this is encoded by the coding sequence ATGAACTTCCCGCCCGAGTATCTCACGCATTTTGAGCACAGCAACTTCCTCGAATCGCCCGGCTACGATGATACGATGAAGTATTTTTCCCGGTTCGAACACACCGGGAAGGCGGAAGTATTTACGTTCGGCATGTCACCTCAGGGACGTGAACTGAAGTTCATTGTTATCGGAAAGGATGGAGACTTCACTCCACATGCGGCGCGGGCAAACGGCAAAGCCGTTGTGATGATTCAAAACGGCATTCACGCCGGAGAAATCGAAGGGAAGGACGCCTGCATGTTGATGATGCGCGAGATGCTGATCACCGGAGAACTCGCGCAACTGCTCGACCATCTCGTTCTCGTCATCATTCCCATTTTGAATGTTGACGGGCACGAGCGGACGAGTCAATTCAACCGCCCGAATCAAAACGGCCCGTCAACGATGGGATGGAGGACCACGAGTTGGAACCTGAATCTGAACCGCGACTACATGAAAGCCGATGCGCCGGAGATGAGAGCGTTGCTTCGCCTGTACCAGGACTGGCAACCGGATTTCACCATTGACAACCACACAACGGACGGCGCTGACTTCCAATACCACATCATGTTCGGGATGGAGAAGCACAAGAACGTTGATGCGGGACTTGCAGCGTGGGGACAAGAGCACCTGATGCCTTTCGTCACGGAACAAACGGAAGCGGCGGGCTTCCTCACCGGACCCTATTTTGAATTGCAGGGAGATGACATTCGCGAAGGTTTCAACGATTGGCCTGCGTTGCCGCGGTATTCGACGGGCTACGCAGCGGTGCACAACAGACTCTGCCTGCTTGTCGAAACCCATTCTCTCAAACCATTCAAGAATAGAGTTTACTCAACCAAGGCAATGAACGTTGCCACGCTTGAATTCATTCACACACACTACAACGTACTGCGTGACCTCAACTACTTTGCCGACTCTCACACAGTCCACGAGTTCCGACACGACCGGAAGCCTTTTCCGCTCGTCATCGAGGGATCTGACGAGTTTGAGATGTTCAGACTGAAGGGCTTTGAAACGACGGATGATGAAAGTGAGATTACCGGCTCTGCCGTCCCGCGATATAGCGCCGTCCCGACAGAATTCGACATTCCTTTCTACAACAAGTGCGAAGTGAAGGTGGAGGTGGATGTTCCCTTCGCGTATGCGATTCCGCGGGAGTTTTCTCATCTTGCAGATATTCTCCGGCTTCATGGCGTTGAAGTCCATGCAATGCGCGATGGAGAGACGCTGGAAGTCGAGCTGTACAAATTCATTGAGGTGGAATTCGCATCAAAGCCATACGAGGGAAGACAGCGGGTTGAATGCGGCGTTGACACATTCATTGAAACCGTGTTCCTCCCTCCCGGCACCTTCATCGTGTACACGCAACAGCGGACGCTTCGCTTGATCATGCATTTGCTCGAACCGCAAGGCCCCGATTCGTTTGTGAGCTGGGGATTCTTCAATGCTTTCTTCGAGCGGAAGGAATATGCTGAACCCTACATCATGGAGCCGATTGCGAAGAAGATGCTTGATGGAGACCCCGAATTGCGGAGAGAGTTTGAGGAGAAATTGGAGAAAGATGCAGAATTTGCCGCGGACCCCGCTGCACGACTGAATTTCTTCTATGAACGGTCGCCGTATTTTGACACATGCGAAAGAGTGTATCCCTTCATGCGAATTCCACACAAATCATAA
- a CDS encoding ATP-grasp domain-containing protein, producing MLTLLCITSFHKGFDFLREAKRQGARIILLTSKSLEHAEWPRESIDDIYYIPDVDKEWNMNDVINGVSFMARTVHFDKIVALDDFDVEKAAALREHLRIPGMGDTTARHFRDKLAMRTKASHAGIPVPPFAHMLNYERIRAFLASVQPPYVLKPRLQAGAIGIKKIHHEQELWDALNALGDKQSLYLLEKFVPGDIYHVDSIIYKKNILFSTVCKYGRPPMEVAHEGRVFSTRTVLRESPDDETLKALNKLTLQKFGLVEGVSHTEFIKSDSEGKFYFLETSARVGGAHIADLIEAATGLNLWAEWAKIECSTEKDYAVHRQRLDYAGLIISLAKQEWPDLSAYNDQEVVWRLNKKNHAGVIVRSPDPQRIEELLGVYTQRFYLDFFASAPVREKATE from the coding sequence ATGCTCACACTCCTTTGCATCACCAGCTTTCATAAAGGCTTCGACTTCCTGCGCGAAGCAAAACGGCAGGGCGCCCGCATTATTCTCCTGACATCAAAAAGTCTGGAGCATGCCGAGTGGCCGAGGGAGAGTATCGACGACATCTATTATATCCCCGATGTCGACAAAGAATGGAACATGAACGACGTCATCAACGGCGTCAGCTTCATGGCCCGGACAGTGCATTTCGACAAAATCGTTGCGCTGGATGATTTTGACGTGGAGAAGGCGGCGGCATTGCGCGAACATCTCCGCATTCCCGGCATGGGGGATACGACTGCCCGGCACTTCCGCGACAAGCTGGCAATGCGGACAAAGGCTTCCCATGCCGGCATCCCTGTTCCGCCATTCGCTCACATGCTCAATTACGAGAGGATCCGGGCGTTTCTTGCAAGCGTTCAGCCCCCTTACGTTCTGAAACCGCGTTTGCAGGCCGGCGCGATCGGCATCAAGAAAATCCATCACGAACAGGAATTGTGGGATGCCCTGAACGCACTGGGCGACAAGCAATCTCTTTATCTGCTGGAGAAGTTCGTTCCGGGCGACATCTACCATGTTGATTCCATTATCTACAAGAAAAACATCCTCTTCTCCACCGTATGCAAATATGGCCGGCCCCCGATGGAAGTGGCACACGAAGGCCGCGTGTTCAGCACCCGGACGGTGTTACGCGAATCGCCCGACGATGAAACATTGAAGGCGCTTAACAAACTGACTCTGCAAAAATTCGGATTGGTGGAAGGTGTGTCCCACACGGAGTTTATCAAGAGTGATTCCGAAGGAAAATTCTATTTCCTGGAAACCTCCGCCCGGGTCGGTGGCGCGCATATCGCCGATTTGATAGAGGCGGCAACCGGCCTGAACCTGTGGGCGGAGTGGGCAAAGATCGAGTGCTCAACAGAGAAGGACTATGCCGTGCATCGGCAGAGACTTGACTATGCCGGATTGATTATTTCCCTTGCAAAACAGGAATGGCCCGATCTTTCGGCCTACAACGATCAGGAAGTTGTTTGGCGGTTGAATAAGAAGAACCACGCCGGAGTGATCGTCCGCTCACCCGACCCCCAACGCATTGAAGAACTGCTGGGCGTTTACACGCAGCGCTTCTACTTGGATTTCTTTGCCAGCGCGCCCGTGCGGGAAAAGGCAACAGAGTAA
- a CDS encoding dienelactone hydrolase family protein has translation MKKVLKLLVVGILVLSSGIAYLYLKDYADYFVEQRGTFAHATSIPAEGDSVSDKSWLKIANADGLIVECGLLVPREKGKRYPAIILLGGKATGKHAVDYALDINDVIIAAPDYRYEPREKYTVTEFVTDVPAIRRALLDMIPSVMLLTDYLFTRSDVDTSKLVIVGYSFGAPFVPCILAHDRRAAAVAMVYGGGDLRTLIRHNVRRYEGALMSEFVGSLGGLLLRPIEPMRYVERISPVTLLMINGTDDEQIPRENVELLYAAAYEPKNIIWIESRHVHPRNPELTARIVGLLRKELESRGILVDE, from the coding sequence GTGAAGAAGGTTCTCAAGCTTCTGGTGGTTGGAATCCTCGTACTGTCGTCGGGGATTGCATATTTGTATCTGAAAGATTATGCGGACTACTTCGTCGAGCAGCGGGGAACATTTGCTCATGCCACAAGTATTCCCGCAGAAGGGGATTCTGTTTCCGACAAATCTTGGCTGAAGATAGCGAATGCTGACGGCCTCATCGTGGAATGCGGATTGTTGGTCCCGCGCGAAAAGGGGAAGCGATATCCGGCCATCATCCTGCTGGGAGGAAAAGCCACCGGAAAACACGCTGTAGATTACGCCCTTGATATTAACGACGTAATCATTGCTGCACCGGACTACCGTTATGAGCCGCGGGAGAAATACACCGTAACCGAGTTCGTTACCGACGTCCCGGCGATTCGCAGGGCGTTACTCGATATGATTCCTTCGGTGATGCTTCTAACGGACTATCTCTTCACGCGAAGTGATGTTGATACGTCGAAGCTTGTGATTGTCGGGTACAGCTTCGGTGCGCCGTTTGTGCCTTGCATTCTCGCCCATGACAGACGTGCCGCAGCTGTGGCAATGGTGTACGGTGGCGGAGATTTGCGCACGCTTATCAGGCACAACGTGAGGCGTTACGAAGGGGCATTGATGAGTGAGTTCGTCGGGTCGCTCGGAGGTTTGCTGTTGCGTCCAATTGAACCGATGCGGTACGTTGAACGGATCTCTCCCGTTACTCTTCTCATGATCAACGGAACGGATGACGAACAGATACCGAGGGAGAATGTCGAGCTATTGTACGCAGCCGCATACGAACCAAAGAACATCATCTGGATAGAATCGAGGCATGTCCACCCTCGCAACCCGGAACTGACAGCGAGAATTGTGGGTTTGCTGCGGAAGGAACTTGAATCTCGTGGCATTCTTGTTGACGAGTAG
- a CDS encoding SDR family oxidoreductase codes for MQIFKDKVALVTGSTGEGMGRSIAFTFAREGAKVVLNYGTGHPNNAHAAEKVLQELRALGGKGYAFKADMREEDEVQAMIEGIITLYGKIDFLVCNHGGDYVPTDITDIERDHWRSVVKAEIDGLFYCIKHTLPHMRREHSGRIVAVTLAGVDHTERPPYDYNLGKSARNALIKSLAKSEIENGITCNIIAPGHIPHATLRQAVDSTKQAAAWKRRVHAQPQDVAEAVHYLCSEGARFVTGSVIELAGGSPIAAG; via the coding sequence ATGCAGATTTTCAAAGACAAAGTCGCTTTGGTGACAGGCAGTACGGGTGAAGGTATGGGACGCAGCATAGCGTTCACGTTTGCGCGCGAAGGTGCCAAAGTTGTTCTCAATTACGGAACCGGACATCCCAACAACGCCCATGCCGCGGAGAAAGTGTTGCAGGAGCTGCGGGCGCTCGGCGGAAAGGGCTATGCCTTCAAGGCGGATATGCGTGAAGAGGATGAGGTGCAGGCAATGATTGAAGGAATCATTACGCTGTATGGCAAGATTGATTTTCTTGTCTGCAACCACGGTGGCGATTACGTCCCCACGGATATCACCGATATCGAGCGTGACCATTGGAGGTCTGTCGTCAAAGCTGAAATAGACGGGCTGTTCTACTGTATTAAACACACACTCCCGCACATGCGGCGTGAACACTCCGGACGTATTGTGGCCGTTACACTTGCAGGAGTCGATCATACGGAAAGGCCACCCTATGACTACAATCTTGGCAAATCCGCCCGCAATGCTCTCATCAAATCACTTGCAAAGTCGGAAATCGAAAACGGCATTACCTGCAACATCATTGCGCCGGGACATATTCCCCACGCGACACTGCGGCAAGCAGTCGATTCGACAAAACAGGCAGCGGCATGGAAGCGACGTGTGCATGCTCAACCGCAAGATGTTGCCGAAGCGGTACACTATCTTTGTTCCGAGGGAGCACGATTTGTGACTGGAAGTGTGATTGAATTAGCTGGAGGATCACCCATCGCAGCAGGTTGA
- a CDS encoding cation transporter, producing the protein MNYSLENTAAHPAYRGLRTTFVGIITNTILAAVKGIAGIAGNSYALVADAIESATDIASSLIVWGGLKISALPPDADHPYGHGKAEPLAAVVVSLTLIAAAVGIVIQSIREILTPHHAPASFTLAVLVLVVITKEILFRFVLTVGKSVNSTAVKSDAWHHRSDAITSAAAFIGISVALIGGEGYESADDWAALFASSIIFVNAYRILRPALNEVMDAAPPADIELRVRDAARHVEGVFSLEKCFVRKMGFSYYVDLHVTVDGDLSVRHGHDIARSVKQAIQAANPNVAEALIHIEPSDLLQE; encoded by the coding sequence ATGAATTACTCCCTTGAGAATACGGCCGCCCATCCTGCTTACAGGGGACTCCGGACAACTTTCGTCGGCATTATCACCAACACAATCCTTGCGGCCGTAAAGGGGATTGCGGGAATTGCCGGCAACTCTTACGCTCTTGTCGCGGATGCGATCGAGTCGGCTACCGACATTGCAAGTTCATTGATTGTATGGGGTGGATTGAAAATCTCCGCCCTTCCGCCCGATGCCGATCATCCGTACGGCCACGGCAAGGCAGAACCGCTTGCTGCAGTTGTTGTTTCATTGACGCTCATTGCCGCTGCTGTCGGCATTGTCATCCAGAGCATACGGGAGATTCTTACTCCGCATCACGCACCCGCTTCGTTCACGCTTGCCGTTCTTGTGCTCGTTGTGATCACGAAGGAGATTCTGTTTCGGTTCGTTTTAACTGTCGGAAAAAGCGTCAATAGTACGGCAGTGAAAAGCGACGCGTGGCATCATCGCAGTGATGCAATTACTTCGGCCGCGGCTTTCATCGGAATATCCGTTGCCTTGATAGGGGGAGAGGGATATGAAAGCGCAGACGACTGGGCTGCGTTGTTTGCGTCATCCATCATTTTCGTGAATGCATACCGGATTCTCCGTCCCGCCCTTAATGAAGTAATGGATGCGGCGCCACCCGCCGATATCGAACTTCGTGTCCGGGATGCTGCACGACACGTTGAAGGAGTCTTTTCACTTGAGAAGTGCTTTGTGCGCAAAATGGGATTCTCGTACTATGTCGATCTTCATGTAACGGTCGACGGCGATCTCTCAGTCCGCCACGGGCACGACATTGCGCGAAGCGTCAAGCAGGCAATTCAAGCCGCAAACCCGAACGTCGCCGAGGCGCTGATCCATATTGAACCATCCGATCTTCTCCAGGAATGA
- a CDS encoding ABC transporter permease, whose product MEMILAVLYREFRIRTTSPVWMFFDLFMPLIYLLMFGVGLDRAMSGGVALFGREMSYQSFFLAGVLSMACFGIAINTSYGFFVDRENGIFYEFLTYPMTRGEFLVGKIVFNCLLAVVQSALTLSVGTLLLDIDIQWRYAGFTVAGIVVGTAGWFFFLTILALRIHRNDIFNTVLNVAYFVLMFASSMFYPVDSMPAWLRTISLMNPLTWHTDVLRFATIGIGNIETILLEAVAFGVFLLVSFWFAVRTLQHAVIR is encoded by the coding sequence ATGGAAATGATCCTCGCCGTGCTGTACCGTGAGTTTCGCATCCGGACAACGAGTCCGGTGTGGATGTTCTTCGATCTTTTCATGCCCCTCATTTATTTGCTGATGTTCGGCGTCGGATTGGACCGGGCGATGAGCGGAGGAGTTGCCCTGTTCGGACGTGAGATGAGTTATCAGAGCTTCTTTCTCGCGGGCGTTCTCTCTATGGCGTGTTTTGGCATCGCCATCAATACATCGTACGGGTTCTTTGTTGACCGCGAGAACGGCATTTTTTATGAGTTCCTTACCTATCCCATGACGCGTGGCGAGTTCCTCGTCGGAAAGATCGTCTTCAACTGTCTGCTTGCCGTTGTGCAGTCGGCTCTCACACTCAGCGTCGGAACGCTGTTGCTGGATATCGATATTCAATGGCGGTATGCCGGCTTTACTGTTGCAGGAATTGTTGTCGGGACGGCGGGATGGTTCTTCTTTCTCACGATTCTCGCGTTGCGCATCCACCGGAATGATATCTTCAACACCGTGTTGAATGTCGCGTACTTCGTACTGATGTTTGCCAGCAGCATGTTCTATCCTGTTGATTCGATGCCCGCGTGGCTCCGGACAATTTCCCTGATGAATCCGTTGACGTGGCATACCGATGTTTTGCGGTTTGCAACTATCGGCATCGGAAATATTGAAACCATTCTTCTTGAAGCTGTCGCGTTCGGTGTGTTTCTTCTGGTTTCATTCTGGTTTGCTGTCAGAACTCTTCAACATGCGGTTATCAGGTGA